From the genome of Methylocystis bryophila, one region includes:
- a CDS encoding DUF4337 domain-containing protein translates to MTDELPTEHFEHAEHAEHAAHSGTPFLLTVSVTIAILAVAAATVGSLESLETAAALSEQNRAALLQNKTTDQWSFFQAKSVKKNAYEIAARQSQGALAQNFSEQAARNEAESKAIREKADSLESEVETRLHEAERHEHRHHVLTVGVTLLHVAIAITTVAIITGGRRWPWGLGIALGVAGVALAGYAYL, encoded by the coding sequence ATGACCGATGAGCTTCCGACCGAGCATTTCGAACACGCCGAACACGCCGAGCATGCGGCGCATTCGGGGACGCCGTTTCTCCTGACCGTTTCCGTCACCATCGCTATTCTGGCCGTCGCCGCCGCGACGGTCGGCAGCCTCGAATCGCTCGAGACCGCGGCGGCGCTCTCCGAGCAGAACCGCGCGGCGCTGCTGCAAAACAAGACGACCGACCAATGGTCGTTCTTCCAGGCGAAGAGCGTCAAGAAGAACGCTTATGAGATCGCCGCCAGGCAGAGCCAGGGCGCGCTCGCGCAAAATTTTTCAGAGCAGGCGGCGCGCAACGAGGCCGAGTCGAAGGCGATCAGGGAGAAGGCCGACAGTCTGGAAAGCGAGGTCGAGACTCGCCTGCATGAAGCGGAGCGCCATGAGCATCGGCATCACGTGCTGACCGTGGGCGTGACCTTGCTGCACGTGGCCATCGCCATTACCACCGTCGCGATCATCACCGGCGGTCGCCGCTGGCCCTGGGGGCTCGGCATCGCGCTCGGCGTGGCGGGCGTCGCGCTGGCCGGCTACGCCTATTTGTGA
- a CDS encoding hydantoinase/oxoprolinase family protein, with protein sequence MSAIIGWDIGGAHVKAARAEGGVVVAAAQIPCAPHLGLAELEAALRAMRDRMGAADRHAVTMTAELSDAFADRRRGVISIAAIFSHELSPDALFYAGARGFVEKQDVAIAAGSIASANWRAPAELLAREMETALLIDMGSTTTDLTLVRDGRVMGQGEDDASRLALGELVYAGLLRGDPAAGLSLAPIDGRWAALMDERFATMADVRRLTGDLSPETDALPAVDGRSKSPDDTRARLARLVGRDVESGTPQQWDALARFFARAQLRRIEDAIALAASREPAALSAPIVGAGIGRGVIADFAKREGRGYRDFSEFLPVAPAATAASADFAPACAVALLAKPQRAGASRVEQRG encoded by the coding sequence GTGAGCGCAATTATCGGCTGGGACATCGGCGGCGCCCATGTGAAGGCCGCGCGCGCCGAGGGCGGCGTGGTCGTGGCGGCGGCGCAGATCCCCTGCGCGCCCCACTTGGGCCTGGCCGAGCTCGAAGCCGCCCTGCGCGCGATGCGCGATCGGATGGGCGCCGCCGATCGCCACGCCGTCACCATGACGGCCGAGCTATCCGACGCCTTCGCCGACCGCCGGCGCGGCGTGATTTCCATCGCCGCCATTTTTTCGCATGAGCTGTCGCCGGACGCGCTCTTCTATGCGGGCGCGAGAGGCTTTGTCGAAAAGCAAGACGTCGCGATCGCGGCGGGGTCGATCGCCTCGGCCAATTGGCGGGCGCCCGCCGAGCTTTTGGCGCGGGAAATGGAGACGGCGCTTCTCATCGACATGGGCTCGACGACGACCGATCTGACGCTCGTCCGCGACGGCCGCGTCATGGGCCAGGGCGAAGATGACGCGAGCCGGCTCGCGCTGGGCGAGCTCGTTTACGCCGGTCTGCTGCGCGGCGATCCTGCCGCAGGACTCAGTCTCGCGCCGATCGACGGGCGTTGGGCCGCGCTCATGGACGAGCGCTTTGCGACAATGGCCGACGTGCGTCGCCTGACCGGCGATCTCTCGCCCGAGACGGATGCGCTTCCCGCCGTCGACGGCCGCTCCAAGAGTCCTGACGACACGCGGGCGCGACTGGCGCGGCTCGTCGGCCGCGATGTTGAGAGCGGGACGCCGCAGCAATGGGACGCGCTCGCGCGCTTCTTCGCTCGCGCGCAGCTGCGGCGGATTGAGGATGCGATCGCGCTCGCAGCCTCGCGCGAGCCGGCGGCGCTCTCGGCGCCTATTGTCGGCGCGGGGATTGGCCGCGGCGTGATCGCCGATTTCGCCAAGCGCGAGGGACGCGGCTATCGCGATTTCAGCGAGTTCCTGCCCGTCGCGCCGGCGGCGACCGCCGCGTCCGCCGACTTTGCCCCAGCCTGTGCGGTCGCATTGCTCGCGAAGCCGCAGCGAGCCGGCGCCTCGCGAGTCGAGCAGAGGGGATGA
- a CDS encoding NAD(P)-dependent methylenetetrahydromethanopterin dehydrogenase, translating into MTAKAILHMLSTLKHMSPFDVNMAVDAGYDVTIPYANVTIEEVPALVQDAMFSRAPSAALRTGIFFAGRDAVLALDMLDVAKKSLLKPFEVSLFADPYGSFTTAGAMVACVEKLLREKKQRELKGVKIIIYGATGVVGYSAGVIAALEGAQVTMAGYSGLDRVRKLTDEIEHRFNVKCTPADGSTGEAVRALLLDNEIALCAARAGVQVLSKEDLAAAKSLLIAADVNAVPPLGVEGCGLHDNGAVISPNGALGIGALAIGNVKYGTQSGLFKQMTDATQPLCLDFRHAFALARTLV; encoded by the coding sequence ATGACCGCCAAAGCCATTCTCCATATGTTGAGCACGTTGAAGCATATGAGCCCCTTCGACGTGAACATGGCGGTCGACGCCGGTTACGACGTGACGATCCCATATGCCAACGTCACGATCGAGGAAGTGCCGGCCCTCGTGCAGGACGCGATGTTCTCGCGCGCGCCTTCGGCGGCGCTGCGCACCGGCATCTTCTTCGCGGGCCGCGACGCCGTGCTCGCTCTCGACATGCTCGACGTCGCCAAGAAGTCGCTTTTGAAACCCTTTGAGGTTTCGCTCTTCGCCGACCCCTACGGCTCCTTCACGACGGCCGGCGCGATGGTCGCCTGTGTCGAGAAGCTCCTGCGCGAGAAGAAGCAGCGCGAGCTCAAGGGCGTAAAGATCATCATCTACGGCGCCACAGGCGTCGTCGGCTATTCTGCCGGCGTCATCGCCGCGCTTGAAGGCGCACAGGTCACGATGGCCGGCTATAGCGGTCTCGATCGCGTCCGAAAGCTCACCGATGAGATCGAGCATCGTTTCAACGTCAAATGCACGCCGGCCGACGGCAGCACGGGCGAGGCGGTTCGCGCATTGCTCCTCGACAATGAGATCGCTCTTTGCGCCGCGCGCGCGGGCGTCCAGGTCCTCTCGAAGGAGGATCTCGCCGCGGCCAAGTCGCTGCTGATCGCCGCTGACGTCAACGCCGTGCCGCCGCTCGGCGTCGAAGGCTGCGGCCTGCACGACAACGGCGCCGTCATCTCGCCGAATGGGGCGCTGGGCATCGGCGCGCTGGCGATCGGCAACGTCAAATACGGCACGCAGTCGGGCCTCTTCAAGCAGATGACCGATGCGACGCAGCCGCTCTGCCTCGATTTCCGGCACGCCTTCGCGCTGGCCCGGACCTTGGTGTAA
- a CDS encoding transglycosylase SLT domain-containing protein yields MKQSCAKATLAAVLVASLAQAGCSGHDPHDFLARAPDSEVQAARAKSREEICERITHHAKLNHIPESLIHRVVQRESKYDPTSRHGAYWGLMQISHSTAKSMGYSGPPIGLLDPETNLRYAVAYLANAYRVAGGDEKRAQRLYMRGFYFDAKRSGRLTLLHPALSDPSADPSSAEAQSAEAPANDTQAAPQSAAAEQASEALDQAALEHNPANAENHLDNEYLERVSQETPASASKKRGRKTASR; encoded by the coding sequence ATGAAACAGTCGTGCGCCAAAGCAACTCTCGCCGCGGTTCTCGTAGCCTCCCTCGCGCAGGCGGGCTGCTCGGGCCATGATCCACACGACTTTCTCGCACGCGCCCCGGACTCCGAGGTTCAAGCGGCGAGGGCCAAGAGCCGCGAGGAGATTTGCGAGCGGATCACGCATCATGCAAAGCTCAATCATATTCCGGAGTCGCTGATTCACAGAGTCGTGCAGCGCGAGAGCAAATATGATCCCACGTCGCGCCACGGCGCCTATTGGGGCCTGATGCAGATCAGCCACAGCACGGCGAAGAGCATGGGCTATTCTGGTCCGCCGATCGGACTGCTCGACCCGGAAACCAATCTGCGCTACGCGGTCGCCTATCTCGCCAACGCCTATCGTGTGGCCGGCGGCGACGAGAAGCGCGCGCAACGGCTTTACATGCGCGGCTTCTATTTCGACGCGAAGCGCAGCGGCCGATTGACCCTGCTGCATCCCGCACTCTCAGACCCCTCCGCCGACCCCAGCTCGGCAGAGGCCCAGAGCGCCGAAGCGCCGGCCAATGATACGCAGGCGGCCCCGCAATCCGCCGCTGCGGAGCAGGCTTCGGAAGCCCTGGATCAAGCCGCGCTCGAACACAATCCCGCCAATGCGGAAAACCACCTCGATAACGAATATCTGGAACGCGTCTCACAGGAGACGCCCGCTTCCGCTTCCAAGAAGCGAGGTCGCAAGACCGCCTCCCGCTGA
- a CDS encoding DUF2165 family protein: MTPRLAKIALTASVGLFALLVGLDNIFDYQTNFAAVQHVLSMDALPQGAAFRWRAITLGTLHHLAYGFIILTELAAGLFCVAGAGQMTRSVRLDGAVFNESKRLAVAGLVAMFLLYFFGFLVVGGEWFEMWRANGWNYQESAFRFAAVIGVVLIFVVQRDF; the protein is encoded by the coding sequence TTGACACCACGTCTGGCCAAAATCGCGCTGACGGCAAGCGTCGGCCTCTTCGCGCTGCTCGTCGGCCTCGACAACATCTTCGACTATCAGACGAATTTCGCGGCCGTGCAGCACGTCCTCTCAATGGACGCGCTGCCGCAGGGCGCCGCCTTCCGCTGGCGCGCGATCACGCTGGGGACGCTGCATCATCTCGCCTATGGGTTCATCATCCTGACGGAGCTGGCCGCCGGCCTGTTCTGTGTAGCGGGCGCTGGGCAGATGACGCGCTCGGTCAGGCTCGACGGCGCCGTCTTCAACGAGAGCAAGCGGCTCGCCGTCGCCGGTCTCGTCGCGATGTTTCTCCTCTATTTTTTCGGATTCCTCGTCGTCGGCGGCGAATGGTTTGAAATGTGGCGCGCCAACGGCTGGAATTATCAGGAGTCGGCTTTCCGCTTCGCGGCGGTCATCGGCGTGGTCCTGATCTTCGTCGTCCAGCGCGACTTCTGA
- a CDS encoding NAD-dependent epimerase/dehydratase family protein, translating to MARYERILMTGGAGFVGSHLAPLLAADYQEARRAILTLPGGGAVDPAWEALEGDLLDVETLERTIREFQPDLVAHLAGQASIGHALRAGEATWRANFCGSLNLASALARHAPQAVTLFSSSASVYGASLKDGPAQEETPLRPLDAYGRSKAAAEAMLGDVLGPQARLIVLRPVNHTGPRQSPQNFVLSSFAAQIAAIEAGRQAPRLKVGDLAKARDFLDVRDVVAAYRALIAHADSLPGRVSCFNVASGAPIAIGALLEGLRALSRRPFEIEVETTLLRPSAVDLPSVALDAGKLREAVGWRPAHSTQDMLGALLDYWRSVEAAKA from the coding sequence ATGGCCCGATACGAACGCATTCTCATGACTGGCGGCGCGGGCTTCGTCGGCTCGCATCTCGCGCCCCTCCTCGCGGCGGATTATCAGGAGGCGCGGCGCGCGATCCTGACCCTGCCGGGCGGCGGTGCCGTCGATCCCGCCTGGGAAGCGCTCGAAGGCGATCTCCTCGACGTCGAGACGCTCGAGAGGACGATTCGCGAGTTCCAACCCGATCTCGTGGCGCATCTCGCCGGCCAGGCGTCGATCGGCCACGCCTTGCGCGCGGGCGAGGCGACGTGGCGGGCCAATTTCTGCGGAAGCCTGAATCTCGCCTCCGCTCTCGCGCGCCATGCGCCGCAGGCCGTCACGCTCTTTTCCTCGAGCGCCTCCGTCTATGGCGCGAGCCTCAAGGACGGGCCCGCGCAGGAGGAGACTCCGCTCCGGCCTCTCGACGCCTACGGCCGCTCGAAAGCCGCGGCGGAGGCCATGCTCGGCGACGTTCTGGGACCGCAGGCGCGTCTGATCGTTCTGCGTCCAGTCAACCACACCGGGCCGCGGCAGAGCCCGCAGAATTTCGTGCTCTCCTCTTTCGCCGCCCAGATCGCGGCGATCGAAGCGGGCCGCCAGGCCCCGCGCCTCAAGGTCGGCGATCTCGCCAAGGCGCGCGATTTTCTCGACGTGCGCGACGTCGTCGCCGCCTATCGCGCGCTTATCGCCCACGCTGATTCTCTCCCCGGACGGGTGAGTTGCTTTAACGTCGCCTCTGGCGCTCCGATCGCGATCGGCGCGTTGCTCGAGGGTCTTCGCGCCCTGTCGCGGCGGCCTTTCGAGATCGAGGTCGAGACCACCTTGCTGCGGCCGTCCGCCGTGGACCTGCCGAGCGTCGCGCTCGATGCGGGCAAGCTACGCGAAGCGGTCGGCTGGCGCCCTGCTCATTCGACGCAGGACATGCTGGGCGCGCTCCTCGATTACTGGCGCTCGGTCGAAGCCGCGAAGGCCTGA
- the gmd gene encoding GDP-mannose 4,6-dehydratase, with product MTKRALITGVTGQDGAYLAQLLLGEGYEVHGVVRRSSHSGVDDHRLRWLGVADSVRLHDGDMGDLSSLVRIVQETKPDEIYNLAAQSFVASSWRQPILTANITAVGVANMLEAMRIAAPQARFYQASSSEMYGLIQQPMQNEKTPFYPRSPYAVAKLYGHWITVNYRESFGMHASSGILFNHESPLRGEEFVTRKVTTGVARIKLGLARELRLGNIDAKRDWGHARDYVRAMWLMLQQEKPDDYVVATGVTTTVRDMCRIAFDHVGLDMETHLVIDPAFYRPAEVEVLLGDSTKARAKLGWSPKIALGELIREMVEADLARLKRGEGRSIPSGA from the coding sequence ATGACGAAGCGCGCGCTCATCACGGGCGTCACGGGACAAGACGGCGCCTATCTCGCGCAGCTTCTGCTCGGGGAAGGCTACGAGGTGCATGGCGTCGTGCGGCGCTCCTCGCATAGCGGCGTCGACGATCACCGGCTGCGCTGGCTCGGGGTAGCCGACTCCGTGCGCCTGCATGACGGGGATATGGGCGACCTCTCGAGCCTCGTGCGCATCGTGCAGGAGACGAAGCCCGACGAGATCTACAATCTCGCGGCGCAGTCCTTCGTCGCCTCCTCCTGGCGCCAGCCGATCCTGACGGCGAACATCACGGCTGTCGGCGTCGCCAATATGCTCGAGGCGATGCGCATCGCCGCGCCGCAGGCGCGCTTCTATCAGGCCTCGTCGTCGGAGATGTATGGGCTGATCCAGCAGCCGATGCAGAACGAGAAGACGCCCTTCTACCCGCGCTCTCCCTATGCCGTCGCCAAGCTCTACGGACACTGGATCACCGTGAACTATCGCGAGAGCTTCGGCATGCACGCGTCCTCCGGGATCCTCTTCAATCATGAGAGCCCGCTGCGCGGCGAAGAATTCGTCACGCGCAAGGTCACGACCGGCGTGGCGCGGATCAAGCTCGGGCTCGCCAGGGAGCTGCGGCTCGGCAACATCGACGCCAAGCGCGACTGGGGCCACGCGCGCGACTATGTGCGCGCCATGTGGCTCATGCTGCAGCAGGAGAAGCCGGACGACTATGTCGTCGCGACCGGAGTCACCACGACGGTCCGCGACATGTGCCGCATCGCCTTCGACCACGTCGGGCTCGACATGGAGACGCATCTCGTCATCGATCCGGCCTTCTATCGGCCGGCCGAGGTCGAGGTGCTGCTGGGGGATTCAACAAAGGCGAGAGCCAAGCTCGGATGGTCGCCGAAGATCGCGCTCGGCGAGCTCATTCGCGAGATGGTCGAGGCGGACCTCGCGCGTCTCAAGCGCGGCGAAGGGCGCTCCATTCCGTCAGGCGCCTAG
- a CDS encoding YncE family protein produces MFVKNGSLRARARTVCMAAWGCFVVAALAAPVRAEDAKAPSAEVVSIVPMSPEPYSTNVGIDDVQVNAKTGRVYVSNTSAITVLDGDTDTIIKVIPIPAGTAPNVNGYYGIYQSCVDDRTNTVYSLSENGVVTVIDGATNSVTGTFAPWPTNTITNVDGMVCNPETGKLYMILYNNQGNRIVVWDTRKQAIAATIFVTSNPHEWMAVNRKTNRIYAQTIYDGLVVIDGATDTVIDRIVAGQGPQPPGCLATNNCVSQGSWLDQVAVDENTNRVYVVGINDGSLTTIDGATDKVIGLDFFNWFTYVLALDPVRKRIYQFDVSFDTMAVIDSVSGKRTANVGVGPGPFPLGCNAGWVVLNPNASCLVTVSASLGSIGAAAVNPVNGKIYVGYGGQYVGPGSSPFLSNVPNAYSYLYVLKPTETKLPGDADDARPPRAALAGTATLAAGAGAIDAAFDARANKLYIANSGANSVSALDPLTGAVTATIPVGASPRAIAINESANTLYTYNGDGSVSVLDGAHGSRLANFTADAVATGVLGLNPQGLVHSRRTGKLYAVNGFSQIDVIDPVSQRVLKSIPDPDAGGVAINQRTNMIYVSQFSEGTVWVIDGATDRKIGVIGGVGQPALPAGCYQSAGGPNSCLQMSSGLTKVAIDEELNRVYVLGQNDGRVVTIDGERNVVLGMDYVQPDDYGLAVDPRRHNVFVSNFVTPALWLFDGRTGRLGSTVNFNSRLCDTAQTPCFDQVDLKSVTVNPATGQVFVLDQGDLNPQTTSRVFVVDAKGGL; encoded by the coding sequence ATGTTCGTGAAAAATGGGAGTTTGCGCGCGCGCGCCAGGACGGTCTGCATGGCGGCGTGGGGTTGTTTCGTTGTCGCCGCGCTCGCGGCGCCGGTCCGAGCGGAGGATGCTAAGGCGCCGAGCGCGGAGGTCGTCTCCATCGTTCCGATGTCGCCCGAGCCCTACAGCACGAATGTCGGCATCGACGACGTGCAGGTCAACGCCAAAACCGGCCGCGTCTATGTGTCGAACACTTCCGCAATAACTGTGCTCGACGGCGATACCGACACGATTATCAAGGTCATTCCCATTCCCGCGGGCACGGCTCCAAATGTGAACGGCTACTACGGGATCTATCAATCCTGCGTCGATGATCGCACCAACACCGTCTACTCATTGTCAGAAAACGGCGTCGTGACCGTCATCGACGGCGCGACAAACTCGGTGACGGGGACTTTCGCGCCGTGGCCCACCAATACGATCACCAATGTCGACGGCATGGTCTGCAATCCGGAGACCGGCAAGCTCTACATGATCCTGTACAACAATCAGGGCAATCGCATCGTCGTCTGGGACACGCGCAAGCAGGCGATCGCCGCGACGATCTTCGTCACGAGCAACCCCCATGAATGGATGGCGGTCAATCGCAAGACCAACCGCATTTATGCGCAGACGATCTACGACGGGCTCGTCGTCATCGACGGCGCGACCGACACCGTGATCGACCGCATCGTCGCGGGTCAGGGGCCGCAGCCGCCCGGCTGTCTCGCGACCAACAATTGCGTCAGTCAGGGCTCTTGGCTCGACCAGGTTGCGGTCGACGAAAACACCAACCGGGTCTACGTCGTTGGCATCAATGACGGCAGCCTCACGACCATCGACGGCGCGACGGACAAGGTGATCGGGCTCGATTTCTTCAACTGGTTCACCTATGTCCTCGCCCTCGATCCCGTCCGCAAGCGAATTTATCAGTTCGACGTCAGCTTCGATACGATGGCCGTGATCGATAGCGTAAGCGGCAAGCGCACGGCGAATGTGGGCGTAGGCCCCGGTCCTTTCCCCTTGGGCTGCAACGCCGGCTGGGTCGTGCTCAATCCCAACGCGTCCTGCCTCGTGACGGTCAGCGCCTCGCTCGGCTCGATCGGCGCCGCCGCGGTCAATCCTGTGAACGGCAAGATCTATGTCGGTTACGGCGGCCAGTATGTCGGCCCGGGAAGCTCTCCGTTCCTGTCCAACGTCCCCAATGCTTACAGCTATCTCTATGTGTTGAAGCCCACGGAGACAAAGCTCCCGGGCGACGCGGACGACGCAAGACCGCCCCGGGCGGCGCTGGCGGGGACGGCCACACTGGCGGCAGGCGCCGGCGCGATCGACGCCGCCTTCGATGCGCGCGCGAACAAGCTCTATATCGCCAATTCCGGCGCGAACAGCGTCTCGGCCTTGGACCCGCTCACCGGCGCTGTGACGGCGACGATACCTGTGGGCGCCTCGCCGAGAGCGATTGCCATCAATGAGAGCGCGAACACGCTCTATACGTACAACGGCGACGGATCGGTGTCCGTGCTCGACGGCGCGCATGGCTCACGCTTGGCCAATTTTACGGCGGACGCGGTTGCGACAGGCGTGTTGGGGCTCAATCCGCAGGGTCTCGTCCACAGCCGCCGGACAGGCAAGCTCTATGCGGTGAACGGTTTCTCGCAGATCGACGTCATTGATCCGGTTTCCCAGCGGGTCTTGAAGTCGATCCCCGATCCGGACGCGGGCGGCGTCGCGATCAACCAGCGGACGAACATGATCTACGTCAGCCAGTTCTCCGAAGGGACGGTCTGGGTGATCGATGGCGCGACCGACCGCAAGATCGGCGTCATCGGCGGCGTCGGGCAGCCGGCTTTGCCCGCGGGTTGCTACCAATCGGCCGGCGGCCCCAACAGCTGCTTGCAGATGTCCTCGGGGCTGACCAAGGTCGCGATCGACGAAGAATTGAACCGCGTCTACGTGCTTGGCCAGAACGACGGGCGCGTCGTCACGATCGACGGCGAGAGGAACGTGGTGCTGGGCATGGATTACGTGCAGCCGGATGATTACGGTCTCGCGGTCGATCCAAGGAGGCACAATGTGTTCGTGAGCAATTTCGTGACGCCCGCGCTTTGGCTTTTCGACGGGCGCACGGGCAGGCTGGGCTCTACCGTGAACTTCAACTCGCGACTTTGCGACACCGCGCAAACCCCGTGCTTCGATCAAGTCGACTTGAAAAGCGTGACGGTCAACCCGGCGACGGGCCAGGTGTTCGTGCTCGACCAGGGCGACCTCAACCCGCAGACCACGAGCCGAGTCTTTGTCGTCGACGCCAAGGGCGGATTGTAG